ACCATTAGTCCAATCATCTAGTGACACCTCTcgacacctctctctctctctctcagtctatgtctctctctatctctctctctcagctgagtCCAGGTTcttctcacatgcacacacatacagaaattGCTGTGGGTAATGTTCTGAAACGTCCTTTATGCTGGCGGCTCTAATGGAGCTCATCCCCACTGGGCTGTTGAGCATGTGCAGACCAGCTGCAtctcactacatttattttctgtttcattCCTCATATGCTATAAACATGTACATACCTGCACAGCCTGTATGTACAGTGAAATTTGATTGGTCCTGACTGCAAATTGTTTGAGTTACTAGGTCATTTTACTAATACGCTGATGAtttaacatatacatatatatttatattcaccGATGTGCCTGAATCAACTGATGTATGGAGTACACATAATACAGTACATTGGGAGACTGctcatatatacagtgtgtgtgtgtgtgtgtgtgtgtgtgtgtgtgcgcacacacctGCGAGAATCCTGGCGTTGCAACGCTGTATGTTCTCTGATGTCTGCCCAGTGAGGCGTTCTGTGCCATTAGCCGAGAGGTGGGGCCGTAATCTGGAGACGGCAGAACCATCGGTTCTCTCTCAAGAAGATTCCCTGTGCTGCAGCTCCTACCATGCTGAAAACTACACCCACAAACTTCATATTAGTCAACTATCAATTAAGCATGCACACAGTAAACTGTTTTAACGGTAAAATCAGTGATGCTAAATTAATGCACAGTTAATTTAGCCCTGGTGAATTTATCATATTCctacacatatactgtattgtCTTCTTAAAAACCACTGTCCTTATGTCAAATCAATGGACTGTAAAAAAAGGCTAGGCGATGAGGAGGCAGGTCTAACCTCCCACTTGCGAAAAAGGTGTTAATTGTGACTGTTTTGTATTACCTGACGCCGAGTCGGCTGCCGTCTGTCTCGGGGATCACTCTGGTGTAGGAGAAGGGGAACCATCCTCGCCTGGCGTATAGAAATACAAATTCAACATCAGGCACGATTCGTGTAAGTAATATACATgtcatctttttatttttcgaTCTAATGAGTGCAATGTGAACTAGCAGAATAAAACTACCTAATCACTACCTAAAGACTTTCTCTCATGTCCATTTTAGAAGATGTTTTTGATAGAATGTAATGCTTGTAGTGTTGGATTTACACCGAAGACTGGCATAATTACGTAAAgcattaatgataatgagtttttattggtcacatatatatatgtacagtgaaattcttttctttccataccccagcatgtcatgaaactggggtcagagcacagggtcgaCCATGATActgcgcccctggagcagagagggttaagggccttgctcaagggcccaacagtggcagcttggcagtgctggggcttggacccccaaccttccgaccagtaacccagagccttaaccgccaaaccATCTCTGCCCCATTTACTAACAGATTTTATCAACTACTCCCAGTAATTGTGATGGAACAGGTTTTCTGTTTGAGTTAACAGGGTATTTGTTTGAATAAACAGTTTTCAATTTTAGTAAATAATTGTTCAAGCAAATAGTATTTAGTTTGATTAGACATGACTTTGTGTTTGAGTACACAGTTTTTTGTACTGTGTACTTAAACAGCTTTTCTGttcatgtaaacatgtaaacatgttttCAGAGCAATGTGTCTAAATTATTTTAGACATGTGCCACTCACATCCTCgtcttctcactctctccataGTGCCACCCGTCCCGGGCCTCGGGCACCAGCAGTGTGATAATGTCGCCTTCAATGAAGCTGAGCAGTGTATTGTTGTCTCCGGCTGAGTGTGAAAAGATTGCCTGGACACGGGTCCGCCCATTCCTCTCCAGGCCAGCCGCAACTGAGCTCGACCTAGGCAGTGTCTGAGTCTCTGCTGTGTTCAAAGATTAAAGAGTTGGTGGTCTAGTAACAGTCAGAGGCATGAATGATCAATACAAAGGCAAAGGGGATGGCTGAAGTGGGCAAAACTAATCAAAACAGGATGATAAAGCAAATGTTCACTATGGTATTTAACTATGATATAGAGGTGTTCTATATTTCATACATTTGTAGGAACAAACGGGGCCACAGAATTTCATATAATACAGAAAGTCATAtaatacaccccatggaaattgttggcttttttgacatatttggacaactaaagatttgatcctctttgaaacagttcTTAGGATGTAGGATAATagaggtgtacttattttttcacttgaCTATACATTGCATGTCAACTGTTTTCCTCCAAAACTTTGCTCTTAAAGCACCTGAAAATACCACCAGACACCAGCTGTGTCCTTCACCCATTTTCCTGGCTTTTTAAAGCCTGTCCTTTCTATTCCCTCCAGTTCTGGCCTGTTTTCATTAAGCATGTTTGGACTCATATTGCCAGAGTGCAAGAGACACTGTCTTCTaatatagagagagggagaaaaggaaCGATTGCTCCAGCAAGTCACCTACTTTTACCAGGAAACAACATCTGTCCTTGTCCTTTAAAGGTATATCCAATGGCTGAAGTAAGCTAAAGCCGCTCCATTTAGTGTGTGTATAACAAGGATAataattttccaaaaaaaaaaaaagtcactgttTCTCTAAAGGCTACATGTGCTTACCCACAGTGCTCTTGCTCTTGGTTGGTGCCACTTTGCGGACAGGCAGTGTGTTAGAGTAGATCTCACCGCTTTGCCGGTGGACCTGTGTTGAGGCCGATTTGGCCTGTGCAGCTTGGCTATCCATCCAGTGCTGGTAGTCCTCTCCATGTGCCCCAGATGTTCCATTCAACATTGGAACACTTTCCATTCCCATCATCCTCTAGGGAGGCAGCAGAAATGTGCCAGGTCATTACAGAGTCCTTTATTACAATCAGAATTACTCTTATTCAATAGCTTCCTCCTGGTTTCAGGTTCGCTGACATCAGCAAATAAACAGATTTCCTCTGAAATAGTACACTTCTCCAGAACTGCTAGTCTTTTCAAACAACCCAGTGTTTCTGTTCTTTCTGCTCAAAATACCCTGCTGTGAAGTTACCCGTAAGTTCTATATAGCCTTCTCAAGAAAATGCACTAATTCATGTACCACTGATTAGGAGCTGTATAGCCTTTTCTCAATCCCTCCAAACGAACCTAAGCATACCGTATCTTGTATTAACGACTTGTCCATAAAATCATTACACTACAACATAGAACAGTATTCCTAATTTATGCAGGAAAACTGCTGTAGGCTGAAACTGTCAGATTTAAGCATGGTGCATATACACTGAAAAGGGAGTACATTTTCTCTTTTGTAATAACCCACTATAAATGAAGCTCCAGGGTTAGTCTTTTAATATCACTactattgaaggaaaaaaagaaggaaagaaacagAATGAATCCTCATGGCTGTTTCAGTTAAACTGGGTAAAAGTTATGATTTCAATATTTAATTAAGTTGCCTCCAAACCACTTGAGCTACACATTAAGGGCTTGAAAGTTTTGCGTAGGTGCAGTGGATAGCATTTCCCTTGGGTTCTCTGGCctcctctcacctcccaaaaacgtGTTGGCAGGTGGATTGGGTACACTAAATTGCCTCTAGATGTGAGGACTGGTATCCTATTCAAAATGTATTCtagcctcacacccagtgttccagggataggctctgaatccaccgcaaccctgaccagaataaagcacttactgtagatgaatgaacaaacgaacaaacaaacaaatgaatacatgaatataatacatgaatatatgaataaatgaagttGCACATATACTATATCATCACAGAACCCAATCAACCTGAGTTCAGATGGACTGAGTTCTCAATATTTATGTTGCACAGATATTCATTATGAATATTCTTATGAtcacagcagcagttcttaggtacgAGGCTATAGTacattataaatgataaaacGTATGCAGTTTTCACATCTTTAAGTAAGATGATGATTATAATTCGGTTATTGTGCAATATACCAGAGTAAACATAAACGAAAACTGTCCCTCCAATATCAACAACAAAGATGGATGAAAACCTTTTAGTATACAAAACCATAAAGTGACCATCGCACCAGGCAGCAGGAGTTATTAAGTGTACTTTCTAAAAATGTATGCGCTGGTTTAATGATGTAAAGACATTCTCCGCATTGACAAACTGAGGATCACTGGTTAGCCCGatatgtctcttttttttttcttaaaagaaaaaaaaaaaaaaaacccaaaaacttGAAAGCTCTAAAAACCATGTGAAATGGAGCTAAGCTGGCCTTAAGCAATTTGAGCCATATCCTTCACTCACCTGTTGGTTGCCCATGAGAGCAGCCAGTTCAGGTGAAACAGGTAAAGGTTTGGCTCCTGGTATGGGATCTGAGATCACCAAATTAGATTTAGAGGCATGCTGTTGTCCTGTACCCAGTGTTCCCCCTGAGCTCATCTGCTGTGCAAGGTGAACAGCTCGGTCTGGGAGTTTATGGGGGTCAGAACATGCCTGCTGCCACATCGGGATCTTCTGCATCAGCAGGTCTTTAccctgagcacacacacacacaaatattttcaattttaacAGAGCTATCAACTAGTGGGAGACATGAGTCTAAACGAAATGTGTAAAGATACATACAGATGGCTGGGTACAATCACAAAATATATAGCCAATATTATAGAAAGTATAGCTTCAGTAAAGGAAACTTTACCAAAGACCAAAAGGtctttctacacacacacacacacacctcaagtAAAGTGCAAGCGCACTTAAATCCACATTGATTAGAGTCTGTGAtacagagagagtgatagagtgaTCCCTCTTCACCACTCTATTATACTCCTCTAAAACACGGAGGCTTTGCACTTTGCTGTGCTACTTTAAAGCAATGAAACATCAATCTTACACCTTAAGACCTGCTTTGTCTGTTCCCACTCCACCGTCCctcccacacacagacacacacacacacacacacacacacacacacacacagacacacacacacacacacacacacacacacacacacacacacacacacacacacacacacacacacgcacagggcCAGATATCACCGCATTACCCCACACTATTCTTGGCTCTAGGTCCCAACTGGGCATTGAGACAAGAAACTCAGAGCTCAGGAGCACAAACTTGCCTACGCtgcagaaaggaaagaaaactgAATTTTTACAGGTTATCCATAGAGCAAGGACATTTAATTAATGCCATctttgtgtacagtgtatgGACGGGAATAACAATGCCTGTCCAGTCAGATGGTACAGTATCTAAGAGCACTGCCAACATTTTGCAGCTGCCGCCTCTTTGAAAgagcagtttgtaatgtttGGCGTCCTCTACTGCCTGTAAAGTGAGTCAAAATTGCAGTGGAATCATTGACAAACCTTTTCCTACCCACAAACCAATCCCACCCCCTCAATTTACACTGCTACACATTAGGGATGAAACCTGAATAACAATGCATTATTTGGAATGAATAAATTGTGTTCATTGGATCCaatggatacaaatacagatatgaacatGAAGTGGCCAAATTTTCCATGGCATTTGTCAAAATATACATTAATCCTTATCGATCCTTGcatggtctttttttttaattgctgatCTATACATTcctccatttattcatttatagtatATTCAATTCTGGTTGAGAAATTAAAAAGGTAGAGAGCAGAGAATAAATTATCAAGACCTATAGAGAGAGAAGGTGAAAGAAATAttgacaggcagacagataaacagacagagaaacagagagagaccaCCTACATACTCCTTTATCTGAGTCACACTCGAAAGGTTCCCCTGCTGAGGCAATTATCACCCACGCTGCCAGCCTGGCACCCACATGGGCACCTGCAGAGGGCATCGTGACCAACCTGACTAGGGCACTAATggccatttgtgtgtgttttgagaacAAATGTGCAAGGACAAGGAGGGAGAAGTACGAGTTGGCGATGCTAATGTTTACAGtgacatttatgacatttagcTGACatctttatccagagcgacgtACAGAAGTGTTTTGTAGTCTCTATCAAAACACATCCttatgctagttcactaggtcagggacatagagtaccatcagtctaaaaGCTTATTTGGGGAGAAAATCGGTCATAAAGTTTGATCACAATACAGATATCATAGATATAAATCTTTTCCAGCACTGATGGACTTCACTGTTTTCATTAACGGTCATATGCACAGCTGGTGACTTATGCCCAATATTTACATGGGGAAAGTTATGCATATTTGGAGATGGGCTAGACAGTCAATTTTTTGGGCTCGccattcagattatgcaaattgCCATCGTTTACGCCTCAGGACTGCcagatttaaacaaacatattGTCAGTAGACTGAGGTATGAACAGTGCTAAGTGTAATATCACATGTacatttggtttaatttaacaatatgtcTTCCACCCTCATTATACAGCAGTTAATAAAATAGCACTGGATTGAGCCCGATCTAtcctttttgcattttatttgttgatttatttattatgtttttcaACATAGTGGCTGACAGTTAATTGTGCACACAACTTAATGTGGCCAAAAGATGCTAAATCAAAATCATATAGGGATGTAGGTGATTATATCATGCATTTAATTCTCTATTTTGAGTTGatgaagtaataaaataatgccagTGGTTTGGTTACTGTGACGTGATGGCCTGTAAAGAAAACATGCTGacagtttgaaggataagctgactgAGCATTCATCTCACATCAAGTAAGTGTAGTTCAGAATTgcatctattaaaaaaaaaaaagtctctgattaaaacttttttttgtggatgataaaatgaatcacatgtaccTGAGACATGCCTCTGTTTCACTCAAATGCTCACGTAACTTCTGAATAATGCTTAAGCCTGTCGTCATAAATACGGTCCATTAAGAAGTAATTGATCAACCCCTTAAATTTCAACATAAATGTTACAATTTTGTTtgcaatgatgaataatttacaGATAACTTGTTAATTACAATAAGGTAGCTgaattaacattaaaacataTGTTTGTATGGAGTGCTTTACTTTCTTTCCGATTTCatgttaaatcatttattttagaagatataaatgtatatttttaaaatgcagtaCTACTGTTTTGCTAGCAAACATGAACACTGTGATAATGCATTGTGTAGCATGAAAATGCCTTCATGTATTATATCTTTTTGGCTATGTCTTTTTCATAAGAATGTCTTGggctattagggaataccattgccatgaaggggtgttcttggtctgcaacaatgtttaagtaggttgtatgtgtcaaagtaacatccacatgaatgccagaacccaaggtttcccagcagaacattgcctagAGCATTGCGCTGTCTCTTCCGGCTGGCCTTTTtccccatagtgcatcctggtgccatctcttcccagTGGCACGCATGCATCTGGCCgcccacatgatgtaaaagaaaacgtgattcatcacaacaggccaccttcttccattgctccattgCCCAGTTCTGATGCTAACGTGCCTATTGTAGATGCTTTCAGCGATGAACACAGGTCAGCATttgcactctgaccggtctgagGCTATGCAGCATCAGACACAGCAAGCTgggatgcactgtgtgttctgacacttttctatcatagccagcattaaatTTTTCAGCACTTTGTGCTACAGCAGCTCCATATGGGATCTGACTAGACGGGCTACTCTTCACTCCCCATTAACATCAacgagccttgggtgcccatgaccctctcaccagttcaccagttgtccttccttggaccacttttggtaggtactaaccactgcataccgggaacacccccacaagacctgctgttttggagattttctgatctagtcgtctagccatcacaatttgtcccTTTTCAAAGTCACTctgatccttacgcttgcccatttttcctgcttccaacacatcaactttgagaactgactgttcgaATATATCCCACCTTTTAACAGGTGCCttttgtaacaagataatcagtatcattattcttattattattcttattcacTTTAAAGCCACCTGTCAGTGGCtttaaagttatggctgatcggtgtataatgttgtgaaacatccacaagttagttcctgttgtcattttcagagctgctgttttagaaaatgaatcaacatcttctgacaaatcagattcaagaattcaccagtgctgtggtataaagacacacacagctttatAGACATAAATATAGATGTACATAAGAGCTTTAAATATGGGTATTTGGTACTTAGTTTATTAATCCATATTGTTTGATACATATGAATTAGCTCTTTCctaattatacattttaaagtttgtattATGAAAAAAAGAGTTGTGTCTCAAACACTAAGTCATGTCTCAGCAGGAGAAAGCCTTCGTGCTGTACCCTTTATTTGCTCAGTTGGCCTTGGTGGCAGACGATGATTAACAACCCAGTAGTCTGAGTGTGCTAGCCGTGGGCGACGGTGTGGAGATCCAGAGATGATGGTGTCTCTGTGGGAAGAAGGTCTGTTCCTTTTGCGCTACTCTGTTCCTGAGATTTTCCTGAACTTTTTTCTAATGGGACTTGTACACAGAGACCaaaggtaggtgtgtgtatgtgtgtgtgtgtgtgtgtgtgtgtgtgtgtgtgtgtgtgtgtgtgtgtgtgtgtgtgtgtgtgtgtgtgtgtgtctattaaTCCATTTTCATCAACAGACTCATAGTCATTAGTATTCTCTCCCATTTTCCCTTTCCTAATTTCTCCCTATCTAGGAAGGGAATACGGAGATTGGGATGTGTCCCCATTTTCTACCCAACTTCTCATCCTCCTACACAACAATTATGTTCAACTTCATCTCAGTCAAACACAGTAAAGTCTTCATCAAATCAGTTTGAACCTTCCTACGCATTCATCtgcactctttcactctctcatcTATAGGGTTTACTGTTGGCTGTTATGT
This is a stretch of genomic DNA from Ictalurus punctatus breed USDA103 chromosome 13, Coco_2.0, whole genome shotgun sequence. It encodes these proteins:
- the baiap2b gene encoding brain-specific angiogenesis inhibitor 1-associated protein 2 isoform X5 → MVVTGTSKMSRADEVHRITENVYKSIMEQFNPCLRNFVAMGKTYEKALSSVTFAAKGYFDALVRMGELASESHGSKDLGDVLFQMAEVHRQIQMQLEDMLKSFHNELLTELEKKVELDARYLNAALKKYQMEHRSKGESLEKCQAELKKLRRKSQQGSKSASKYRDNEMQGKDLLMQKIPMWQQACSDPHKLPDRAVHLAQQMSSGGTLGTGQQHASKSNLVISDPIPGAKPLPVSPELAALMGNQQRMMGMESVPMLNGTSGAHGEDYQHWMDSQAAQAKSASTQVHRQSGEIYSNTLPVRKVAPTKSKSTVAETQTLPRSSSVAAGLERNGRTRVQAIFSHSAGDNNTLLSFIEGDIITLLVPEARDGWHYGESEKTRMRGWFPFSYTRVIPETDGSRLGVSFQHGRSCSTGNLLEREPMVLPSPDYGPTSRLMAQNASLGRHQRTYSVATPGFSQQGLDGYEARFPTSSEIKLISTV
- the baiap2b gene encoding brain-specific angiogenesis inhibitor 1-associated protein 2 isoform X1, producing the protein MVVTGTSKMSRADEVHRITENVYKSIMEQFNPCLRNFVAMGKTYEKALSSVTFAAKGYFDALVRMGELASESHGSKDLGDVLFQMAEVHRQIQMQLEDMLKSFHNELLTELEKKVELDARYLNAALKKYQMEHRSKGESLEKCQAELKKLRRKSQQGSKSASKYRDNEMQYVETISSRQSELDSHIAEGYVNALTEERRRYCFLVDRQCAIAKSTNTYHTKGKDLLMQKIPMWQQACSDPHKLPDRAVHLAQQMSSGGTLGTGQQHASKSNLVISDPIPGAKPLPVSPELAALMGNQQRMMGMESVPMLNGTSGAHGEDYQHWMDSQAAQAKSASTQVHRQSGEIYSNTLPVRKVAPTKSKSTVAETQTLPRSSSVAAGLERNGRTRVQAIFSHSAGDNNTLLSFIEGDIITLLVPEARDGWHYGESEKTRMRGWFPFSYTRVIPETDGSRLGVSFQHGRSCSTGNLLEREPMVLPSPDYGPTSRLMAQNASLGRHQRTYSVATPGFSQQGLDGYEARFPTSSEIKLISTV
- the baiap2b gene encoding brain-specific angiogenesis inhibitor 1-associated protein 2 isoform X2, encoding MVVTGTSKMSRADEVHRITENVYKSIMEQFNPCLRNFVAMGKTYEKALSSVTFAAKGYFDALVRMGELASESHGSKDLGDVLFQMAEVHRQIQMQLEDMLKSFHNELLTELEKKVELDARYLNAALKKYQMEHRSKGESLEKCQAELKKLRRKSQQGSKSASKYRDNEMQYVETISSRQSELDSHIAEGYVNALTEERRRYCFLVDRQCAIAKSTNTYHTKGKDLLMQKIPMWQQACSDPHKLPDRAVHLAQQMSSGGTLGTGQQHASKSNLVISDPIPGAKPLPVSPELAALMGNQQRMMGMESVPMLNGTSGAHGEDYQHWMDSQAAQAKSASTQVHRQSGEIYSNTLPVRKVAPTKSKSTVETQTLPRSSSVAAGLERNGRTRVQAIFSHSAGDNNTLLSFIEGDIITLLVPEARDGWHYGESEKTRMRGWFPFSYTRVIPETDGSRLGVSFQHGRSCSTGNLLEREPMVLPSPDYGPTSRLMAQNASLGRHQRTYSVATPGFSQQGLDGYEARFPTSSEIKLISTV
- the baiap2b gene encoding brain-specific angiogenesis inhibitor 1-associated protein 2 isoform X3, translated to MVVTGTSKMSRADEVHRITENVYKSIMEQFNPCLRNFVAMGKTYEKALSSVTFAAKGYFDALVRMGELASESHGSKDLGDVLFQMAEVHRQIQMQLEDMLKSFHNELLTELEKKVELDARYLNAALKKYQMEHRSKGESLEKCQAELKKLRRKSQQGSKSASKYRDNEMQYVETISSRQSELDSHIAEGYVNALTEERRRYCFLVDRQCAIAKSTNTYHTKGKDLLMQKIPMWQQACSDPHKLPDRAVHLAQQMSSGGTLGTGQQHASKSNLVISDPIPGAKPLPVSPELAALMGNQQRMMGMESVPMLNGTSGAHGEDYQHWMDSQAAQAKSASTQVHRQSGEIYSNTLPVRKVAPTKSKSTVAETQTLPRSSSVAAGLERNGRTRVQAIFSHSAGDNNTLLSFIEGDIITLLVPEARDGWHYGESEKTRMRGWFPFSYTRVIPETDGSRLGVSFQHGRSCSTGNLLEREPMVLPSPDYGPTSRLMAQNASLGRHQRTYSVATPGFSQQGLDGYEARFPTSMGPEFARF
- the baiap2b gene encoding brain-specific angiogenesis inhibitor 1-associated protein 2 isoform X4, whose amino-acid sequence is MVVTGTSKMSRADEVHRITENVYKSIMEQFNPCLRNFVAMGKTYEKALSRDVLFQMAEVHRQIQMQLEDMLKSFHNELLTELEKKVELDARYLNAALKKYQMEHRSKGESLEKCQAELKKLRRKSQQGSKSASKYRDNEMQYVETISSRQSELDSHIAEGYVNALTEERRRYCFLVDRQCAIAKSTNTYHTKGKDLLMQKIPMWQQACSDPHKLPDRAVHLAQQMSSGGTLGTGQQHASKSNLVISDPIPGAKPLPVSPELAALMGNQQRMMGMESVPMLNGTSGAHGEDYQHWMDSQAAQAKSASTQVHRQSGEIYSNTLPVRKVAPTKSKSTVAETQTLPRSSSVAAGLERNGRTRVQAIFSHSAGDNNTLLSFIEGDIITLLVPEARDGWHYGESEKTRMRGWFPFSYTRVIPETDGSRLGVSFQHGRSCSTGNLLEREPMVLPSPDYGPTSRLMAQNASLGRHQRTYSVATPGFSQQGLDGYEARFPTSSEIKLISTV